A genomic region of Ewingella sp. CoE-038-23 contains the following coding sequences:
- the thiQ gene encoding thiamine ABC transporter ATP-binding protein ThiQ, with amino-acid sequence MLTLNKLTYLYEHLPMRFDLQIEAGERVAILGPSGAGKSTLLSLTAGFLAATSGKILLNDQDHSQTPPAKRPVSMLFQENNLFSHLTVRQNMGLGLHPGLKLSAAQQQELLEIARQVGLEDCLDRLPSQLSGGQRQRVALARCLLRSQPILLLDEPFSALDPALRSEMLNLLDKVCSERNLTLLMVSHNLDDAVRVAQRTLLIVDGRIYYDGPTQALVEGSAAEAQILGIPLR; translated from the coding sequence ATGCTGACGCTAAATAAACTGACTTACCTGTATGAACACCTGCCGATGCGCTTTGATTTACAGATTGAGGCGGGAGAGCGCGTCGCCATTCTGGGGCCAAGTGGCGCGGGGAAAAGCACCCTGCTCAGCCTGACGGCGGGCTTTTTGGCGGCGACCAGCGGGAAGATTCTGCTTAATGATCAAGACCATAGCCAAACGCCACCGGCCAAGCGCCCGGTCTCCATGCTGTTTCAGGAGAACAACCTGTTCTCCCATCTGACCGTGCGCCAGAACATGGGGCTGGGGCTGCATCCGGGGTTGAAACTGAGCGCCGCGCAGCAGCAAGAATTGTTGGAAATCGCCCGGCAGGTGGGGCTTGAGGATTGTCTGGATCGCCTGCCTTCGCAGCTTTCCGGCGGGCAGCGCCAGCGCGTGGCTTTGGCGAGATGCCTGTTACGCAGCCAGCCTATTTTGCTGCTGGATGAGCCATTTTCTGCCCTCGACCCGGCACTGCGCAGTGAGATGCTCAACCTGCTGGATAAAGTGTGCTCGGAGCGCAATCTGACGCTGCTGATGGTGTCGCATAATTTGGATGACGCGGTGCGCGTGGCGCAACGCACGCTGCTGATTGTCGACGGCCGAATTTACTACGACGGCCCGACGCAGGCTCTGGTGGAAGGCAGTGCAGCAGAAGCCCAGATACTGGGCATTCCGCTGCGCTAA
- a CDS encoding DedA family protein: MEAYLQHLVAQSVGIALIIVAVVAFFESLALVGLILPGTVMMATLGTLIGSGQVGLYEAWLAAGLGCFVGDWASYFIGRRFKGPLHNWKFLQRYQALLDKTGSALDRHSFATVIIGRFIGPTRPLVPMVAGMLSLPPYKFAPPNIVGCITWPPVYFLPGILAGVAIDIPAGHNSTVFKWLLLGSAALLWLTAWLLWRWFRSDKNSGDAMARWLPLARVRVLSVLGVIATAVCFVMLSKQPLMPVYGHLLWKVITR; the protein is encoded by the coding sequence ATGGAAGCCTATTTACAGCATCTCGTCGCGCAGTCGGTGGGAATTGCACTGATTATCGTTGCGGTGGTGGCGTTTTTTGAATCGCTGGCGCTGGTCGGGTTGATCCTTCCCGGCACCGTCATGATGGCCACTCTGGGCACCCTGATTGGCAGTGGACAGGTTGGCCTGTACGAAGCCTGGCTGGCCGCAGGGCTGGGCTGTTTCGTGGGCGACTGGGCCTCCTATTTCATCGGCCGTCGCTTCAAGGGGCCGCTGCATAACTGGAAGTTCCTGCAACGCTATCAGGCACTGCTCGACAAAACCGGCAGCGCGCTTGACCGTCACAGCTTCGCGACGGTCATTATTGGCCGCTTTATTGGGCCGACTCGCCCGCTGGTGCCGATGGTTGCCGGGATGCTCAGCCTGCCGCCGTATAAATTTGCTCCGCCGAATATTGTCGGCTGCATCACCTGGCCGCCGGTCTACTTCCTGCCGGGTATTTTGGCGGGGGTGGCGATTGATATCCCGGCCGGGCATAACAGCACGGTGTTCAAGTGGCTGCTGCTGGGCTCTGCCGCCTTATTGTGGCTGACGGCGTGGTTGCTGTGGCGCTGGTTCCGCTCGGATAAAAACAGCGGCGACGCCATGGCGCGCTGGCTGCCCTTGGCGCGAGTGCGCGTGCTCTCCGTGCTTGGCGTGATTGCCACGGCGGTCTGCTTTGTGATGCTGAGCAAGCAGCCTTTGATGCCGGTTTACGGGCATCTGCTGTGGAAAGTGATCACCCGCTAA